DNA from Terriglobus tenax:
GCCCATCAGCGTGGTGAAGATCTCTTCCGTACCCGCAATGTCTTCCAGCTTTACTTCCAGCAGCGTCCGACGTTCGGGATCCATGGTGGTCTCCCACAGTTGCTCGGCGGTCATCTCGCCCAGTCCCTTGTAGCGCTGCACCTGGTATTCCTTGCGGCCCTGCTCGATCACATACTCAAACAGGTCACGCGCGCTCTTCTTCTCCACCGGGTCCTGCGGAAGCTTGGCGTTGGCGCTGCGCTTGGTGCCCTTCGCCTCAGCCGCGGTGCCAGGAGCAGCAGCCGCATCGGCTACGCCCTCCGTCTCCTGCTCTTCCACATCCTCTTCCTCGACCACCTCAACCTTGCCTGCGCCCTTCTGCACATACTCAATCAGGAACGGCGGCTGTAGCTGTTCGGCAATCTGCGCATGCTTGCCCAGCAGCAGGCGCATCTCCGGAGCAGAGGCCAGCGTCCAGTCAATCCAGCGCTGCTGGCCGTTGGTGTCTGTAAAGCTGACAGACCACGTCTGGTGCTCTTCATCCAGCACGGGCTCTGACACAGCCTTGAACTTGGCTTCCTTGCCAATCTTCTCAAGCTGCGCTTTCAGCTGCGTAATCTTCTCCGGCGACTCAAAGTCCGCGCGCTTGGCCGGGTCCTTGCCTTCATGCGCAAACAGGTTGGCAAAGGCAGCCGTCACCGCTTCATTGCGGAAGCGCTTGTTCGCCTTGTCGAAGTAGCCGATGTAGTCGTTCAGCTTGCCCATGAAGTCGGTCAGCGGACGGCCTTCCAGCGTCTGCGCGTTCTCGCCATAACGAATCACCATGCCGTCCGAGGCGCGCTTGACCATCACCTTCACAAACTCGCGCTCGTCCTTGATGTACTGCTCAAAGCGGCCCTTCTTGATCTTGAACAGCGGAGGCTGCGCAATGTACACGTGGCCGCGCTGGATCAGCTCCGTCATGTGGCGGAAGAAGAAGGTCAGCAGCAGCGTGCGGATGTGCGATCCGTCGACGTCGGCATCGGTCATCAGGATGATCTTGTGATAGCGCAGCTTGCTGGAATCAAAGTCGTCCTTGCCAATGCCCGTGCCCATCGCCGTAATCATGGCGCGGATTTCTTCGTGGCCCAGCATCTTGTCGTAGCGGGCCTTCTCGACGTTGAGGATCTTACCCTTCAGCGGAAGAATCGCCTGGAACTTACGATCGCGTCCCTGCTTGGCGGTACCGCCTGCGCTCTCACCCTCGACCAGGTAGACCTCGCAACGCGAAGGATCCTTTTCGCTGCAATCGGCCAGCTTGCCCGGCAATCCGCCGCCATCCAGCGCACCCTTACGGCGGGTAAGATCGCGTGCCTTGCGGGCAGCTTCACGCGCGCGGGCAGCTTCAATCGCCTTGTTGATCACACGCTTGGCCACCTGCGGGTTCTGCTCAAAGAACGCGCCCAGGCGCTCGTTCACAAACGCCTGCACCTGTCCTGCGATATCCGAGTTCAGCTTGCCCTTGGTCTGGCCTTCAAACTGCGGCTGCGGAATCTTCACCGAGACCACGGCAACCAGACCTTCACGCACGTCATCGCCCGACAGCGATTCCTTCAGGTCCTTGAACAATCCCAGCGACTGGCCGGCTGCGTTGATGGTGCGCGTCAGCGCCGTGCGGAAGCCCGAGAGATGCGTTCCGCCATCCACCGTGTTGATGTTGTTGGCAAACGAGAACACCGTCTCCGAGTAGGAGTCGTTGTACTGCAGCGCCGCCTCCACCACCAGCGTGCCCTTCTCCGCTTCCATGTAGAACGGCTTGTCGTGCAGCACCTGCTTGCCCTTGTTCAAATGCTTGATGAACTCGGCAATGCCTCCGTTGTACTTGAAGCTCTGTGTCTTCGAGTCGCCGGTCTTGGAGTCGGTCGTGCGCTCATCCGTCAGCGTGATCTCAATGCCCTTGTTCAGGAAGGCAAGCTGACGCAGACGGTTGGCAAGAATGTCGTAGTTGTACTCATGCACGCTGAAGATCGTCTTGTCCGGAAGGAAGTGCACCTTGGTGCCGCGCTTCTTCGTTACACCGGTGTTCTTCACATGGCTCGTTGGCTCACCCTTCGAGTAGGTCTGCTCGTAGGTCTGGCCATCGCGCCAGATCTCGACATCGAACTCCTCGCTCAGCGCGTTCACGCAGCTTACGCCCACGCCATGCAGACCGCCGGAGACCTTGTAGGTGCTCGCGTCAAACTTACCGCCGGCATGCAGCTTGGTCAGCACCACCTGCACCGCGGGCATACGTGTGCCATCCGGCAGCGTCTTCTCATCTACAGGGATACCGCGGCCGTCATCGACCACCGTAATCGAGTTATCCAC
Protein-coding regions in this window:
- the gyrB gene encoding DNA topoisomerase (ATP-hydrolyzing) subunit B; the encoded protein is MSTQNVPLVENPGSAESAAYTSDNIKVLEGLEAVRLRPAMYIGSTTEQGLHHLVYEVVDNSVDEALAGHATRIDVVIHVDNSITVVDDGRGIPVDEKTLPDGTRMPAVQVVLTKLHAGGKFDASTYKVSGGLHGVGVSCVNALSEEFDVEIWRDGQTYEQTYSKGEPTSHVKNTGVTKKRGTKVHFLPDKTIFSVHEYNYDILANRLRQLAFLNKGIEITLTDERTTDSKTGDSKTQSFKYNGGIAEFIKHLNKGKQVLHDKPFYMEAEKGTLVVEAALQYNDSYSETVFSFANNINTVDGGTHLSGFRTALTRTINAAGQSLGLFKDLKESLSGDDVREGLVAVVSVKIPQPQFEGQTKGKLNSDIAGQVQAFVNERLGAFFEQNPQVAKRVINKAIEAARAREAARKARDLTRRKGALDGGGLPGKLADCSEKDPSRCEVYLVEGESAGGTAKQGRDRKFQAILPLKGKILNVEKARYDKMLGHEEIRAMITAMGTGIGKDDFDSSKLRYHKIILMTDADVDGSHIRTLLLTFFFRHMTELIQRGHVYIAQPPLFKIKKGRFEQYIKDEREFVKVMVKRASDGMVIRYGENAQTLEGRPLTDFMGKLNDYIGYFDKANKRFRNEAVTAAFANLFAHEGKDPAKRADFESPEKITQLKAQLEKIGKEAKFKAVSEPVLDEEHQTWSVSFTDTNGQQRWIDWTLASAPEMRLLLGKHAQIAEQLQPPFLIEYVQKGAGKVEVVEEEDVEEQETEGVADAAAAPGTAAEAKGTKRSANAKLPQDPVEKKSARDLFEYVIEQGRKEYQVQRYKGLGEMTAEQLWETTMDPERRTLLEVKLEDIAGTEEIFTTLMGEDVESRRKFIEENALDVKNLDI